In a genomic window of Methanogenium sp. S4BF:
- a CDS encoding GLUG motif-containing protein gives MSENSPWWSAPAIQAIFFVMLITFVAIPCLAAPVAAVYSGGSGTEASPYQISSSADIRYLSTDSGNWNKYFIVTGDIDLSGGNPTSTIGTSATPFIGTFDGQGYTISNFELSINNDNIGLFGCVGSGGEITCLGVETNANGVRGSNYVGVVVGDNRGSVTNCYATGAATATGGDAGGLIGLNYGSVTNCSAAGNATAFKYDAGGLVGWNDHGSVTNCYATGNATSEYDAGGLVGWNDYGSITNCYATGKATATGSDAGGLVGWNVDSSITNCYATGIATAPSYAGGLVGYNWDSSVTNCYRYTGGPSATGILITDITKFKDYVFLTGTSPDNGLKWSTGIISTDADSSKIWRAFSDKSEYPLFQWQVQVEQLYSGGSGTSDDPYQISTRDDVIYLSTDSENWDKHFIVTTDISLADGSPTATIGNSGTKFTGNFDGQGHTISDFTLSKTGVENVGLFGYVGSGAEIKDLGITAGDAGVTGKCYVGVLAGSNTGSITNCSATGNANASDYAAGGFVGYSEGTITNCYATGNATTGTANLAGGLVGYNNGGTITNCYATGNANAGVRFAGGLVGYNNGGTITNCYATGNATVGTSLAGGLVGSNTGTITNCYRHYNGGDNSRGTYVPDLMTLRDTAFLTGDELNNGLKWSAGIISTSADSTKVWRAFTYKSQYPIFQWQSFGTGTIQVNSTPAGANISLNGVATGSETNATLSAIPAGTYNISAAKSGYDTGYQSITLTGDATASVNFILVQQVGTLQVNSTPAGALISINGSSTGNYTNATFSNYLPGTYNVTVERDGYIPSPGFRTVTLSSGETETAAFTLVQLYSGGNGTAANPYQISTRDDVIYLSTDSGNWDKHFIVTTDISLADGSPTATIGNSGTEFTGNFDGQGHTISEFTIINWFGSYIGFFGYVDSGAEISNLRITASDAGVSGSNNVGVLAGYNTGILTNCYATGNATASGDYAGGLVGESRGTLTNCSATGSATASEYAGGLVGHVFSGTFTNCYATGDATATESWAGGLVGYFNSGTLTNCSATGNATTTASWAGGLVGFCGSSSITNCSATGDATAGDEYAGGLVGQSYGSITNCYATGNANARYDCAGGLAGSIRSDGSITNCYATGNATARNDYAGGLVAENMGAITNSYATGSATAGGSNTGGLIGYNKDGTLTNCYRHYNSGGCFNGTYVSDPTTFRDIDFLTGDTPDDGLGWSTGNISTSADLTKVWRAFTYKGQYPIFQWQSFGTGTIRVNSTPDGADISLNGVATESETNATLSQLSGGEYNVTVVLAGYKPDPAFSVVTLESGDTETLDFTLTKYSGGTGTSDNPYKISTEEDLIGLSTISGDWGAYFILTNDIALVNSPTETIGSSGTKFTGSFDGQGYTISNFVMNKSSSDYVGLFGYLDSDGEIKNLGVEAGDSGVFGKDYVGILAGRIGSGSVTNCSSTGSVSASGSSGYAGGLVGYIYSGSITECSATGNATASTNAGGLVGYIYYSATISNCSATGNVTASGEYAGGLVGRVSRTSGGSISITNCSATGSVSAGSYAGGLAGFAQYSGSTLRDCSATGSVTASSNYAGGLVGRIDSGSSIINCSASGRVDGSKYAGGLVGYFNYGNIINCSASGSATAGADGYAGGLAGYIYSGDTTITDCSATGNATASGGDYAGGLVGYAGYSSTGSISITNCSATGNAGARSYAGGLVGYVKESDSTIRKCYATGSATGSSSFAGGLVGKNDGSSIITCYATGNAAAEGAGYAGGLVGYSSGGITNCYGTGTATAGNYNAGGLVGQSSGGITNCYATGNATVTRYDDAGGLVGTNSGTITNSYAIGSAAARSYARGLVGSNSGTITNCYRYTAGGSGTPIDDLSTFRDYAFLTGTPGVDPSTDPGLNWSAAVISTDADSSKIWRAFTYKNNYPIFQWQSYEEGTIQVNSIPEGASVSLNGVDTGSKTNATLTDMAAGTYTVTVAKSGYLSDSQTVLLAGGATEEVDITLISPVLWNVSSIAGGGNYSEVSDVPVLKDGDTIQIWGTDGHTYEGGFTIAVPNVTVKQWDGSPVRPLLTNTSNTAPAITITADNATLQGLTISGNTFAGAGAGVQALGTIGSHLQGLTITGCVFTGNGVSAEGSDDSGGAVCITYVDDSCITDTTFTGNTAGEHGGAVLITTSPSPVLTDVVFTNNSAKYRGGGVYIRNSAAPVLTRTTFTNNTAGTFGAGASYYDADDAVVTGATFTNNTANYGGGCYFEQSDTPEISGTAYTDNTANYNGGGCYFISSPSADIQDTTFTRNTGKLGGGSQFYNSALAEITNVTYTDNTASSEGGSCYLASSSDVVFTNISADTGSGDDFSVSEECTGVIFTNLTMGDTDSTSVSFTFGGGMKIAGATVIQPADPTGYANISHFVNVTAPGWMLLNVSYTDADVAGLNASSLSMWDITTGSTWGEVAGTNGVNTVEKYVYARLESLSSWHTIAPFANITGTLQINSTPSNGWIWIDGVNRSVQTNATVGGLSPISNTM, from the coding sequence ATGTCTGAAAATTCCCCCTGGTGGAGTGCACCAGCAATTCAAGCAATTTTTTTTGTGATGCTCATCACGTTTGTCGCAATTCCCTGTCTGGCAGCACCGGTAGCCGCAGTGTATAGCGGCGGCAGCGGCACAGAGGCGAGTCCCTATCAGATAAGCAGCAGTGCTGATATCAGATATCTGTCCACGGACTCTGGCAACTGGAATAAATATTTTATAGTGACCGGTGATATCGATCTTTCCGGAGGAAATCCCACATCAACGATTGGTACTTCCGCTACTCCTTTCATCGGCACTTTTGACGGGCAGGGGTATACGATTAGCAACTTCGAATTGTCGATAAATAATGATAACATTGGTCTCTTTGGCTGTGTCGGTTCAGGTGGAGAGATTACTTGTCTGGGCGTTGAAACGAATGCCAATGGTGTACGCGGAAGCAATTATGTCGGTGTGGTTGTTGGAGATAATCGAGGCTCGGTTACGAATTGCTATGCAACGGGCGCTGCCACCGCAACTGGAGGTGATGCCGGCGGTCTTATTGGTTTGAATTATGGCTCCGTAACGAACTGTTCTGCAGCGGGCAATGCCACTGCATTTAAGTATGATGCCGGCGGCCTTGTTGGTTGGAATGACCATGGCTCTGTAACGAACTGTTATGCAACGGGCAATGCCACTTCTGAATATGATGCCGGCGGCCTTGTTGGTTGGAATGACTATGGCTCCATAACGAACTGTTATGCAACGGGCAAGGCCACTGCAACTGGAAGTGATGCCGGTGGTCTTGTTGGTTGGAATGTCGATAGCTCCATTACAAATTGTTATGCAACGGGTATTGCCACTGCTCCTTCTTATGCCGGCGGTCTTGTTGGTTACAATTGGGATAGCTCCGTAACGAACTGTTACCGTTACACTGGTGGACCTTCGGCAACCGGTATTCTGATCACTGATATTACGAAATTTAAGGACTATGTTTTTTTAACCGGAACATCACCGGATAATGGTCTTAAATGGTCAACAGGAATTATCAGCACGGATGCTGATTCATCCAAAATCTGGCGGGCGTTTTCGGATAAGAGTGAGTATCCACTCTTCCAGTGGCAGGTGCAGGTAGAACAACTCTATAGCGGTGGAAGCGGCACGTCGGATGATCCGTACCAGATCAGCACCCGGGACGATGTCATCTATCTCTCAACCGATTCTGAAAACTGGGACAAGCATTTCATCGTCACAACAGACATCTCCCTCGCTGACGGAAGCCCGACGGCGACGATCGGGAACAGCGGCACGAAATTCACCGGGAATTTTGACGGGCAGGGCCACACCATCAGCGATTTCACCCTGAGTAAAACCGGTGTTGAAAATGTCGGCCTTTTTGGGTATGTTGGTTCGGGTGCAGAAATTAAGGACCTGGGAATCACCGCCGGTGACGCCGGCGTAACCGGAAAGTGCTATGTCGGTGTCCTCGCCGGCAGTAACACTGGCAGCATCACTAACTGTTCTGCAACCGGGAATGCCAATGCCAGTGATTATGCTGCCGGTGGTTTTGTCGGGTATAGTGAAGGCACCATCACCAACTGTTATGCAACCGGGAATGCCACAACCGGTACTGCTAATCTTGCCGGTGGTCTTGTCGGGTATAACAACGGAGGAACTATCACAAACTGTTATGCAACCGGGAATGCAAATGCGGGGGTTAGATTTGCCGGCGGTCTTGTCGGGTATAACAACGGAGGAACTATCACAAACTGTTATGCAACCGGGAATGCAACTGTTGGGACTAGTTTGGCCGGTGGTCTTGTTGGTTCAAATACTGGCACCATCACAAACTGTTATCGGCACTATAACGGTGGCGATAATTCCCGGGGCACATATGTTCCCGACCTTATGACGCTCAGGGACACTGCGTTCCTCACCGGAGATGAACTCAACAACGGTCTGAAATGGTCTGCAGGTATCATCAGCACCAGCGCCGATTCGACAAAGGTCTGGCGGGCATTTACCTACAAGAGCCAGTATCCGATCTTCCAGTGGCAGTCGTTTGGCACCGGAACAATCCAGGTAAACTCAACGCCTGCCGGTGCAAACATTTCCCTGAACGGCGTCGCCACCGGGAGCGAGACCAATGCAACACTCTCTGCGATTCCTGCGGGGACATACAATATTTCCGCAGCAAAATCCGGATACGATACCGGATATCAGAGCATTACCCTTACCGGTGATGCAACGGCATCCGTCAACTTCATCCTCGTCCAACAGGTCGGGACGCTGCAGGTCAACTCCACTCCGGCGGGTGCCCTGATCTCCATTAATGGCAGCAGCACTGGCAATTACACCAACGCCACCTTCAGCAATTATCTGCCAGGCACCTACAACGTGACCGTTGAACGTGACGGCTATATTCCCTCACCCGGATTCAGGACCGTGACCCTCTCGAGCGGTGAGACCGAAACCGCTGCATTTACCCTTGTCCAGCTGTACAGCGGGGGAAACGGCACGGCGGCAAATCCCTACCAGATCAGCACCCGGGACGATGTCATCTACCTTTCAACTGATTCCGGGAACTGGGACAAGCATTTCATCGTCACAACAGACATCTCCCTCGCTGACGGAAGCCCGACGGCGACGATCGGGAACAGCGGCACGGAATTCACCGGGAATTTTGACGGGCAGGGCCACACCATCAGCGAATTTACGATTATTAATTGGTTCGGTTCGTACATCGGGTTCTTTGGGTACGTTGATTCCGGGGCGGAGATCTCGAATCTCAGAATCACCGCCAGTGACGCCGGTGTATCCGGATCAAACAATGTTGGTGTCCTTGCCGGTTACAACACGGGCATCCTTACCAACTGTTATGCAACCGGGAATGCCACAGCCTCCGGGGATTATGCCGGCGGTCTTGTTGGAGAAAGCCGTGGCACCCTCACCAACTGTTCTGCAACCGGGAGCGCCACTGCCAGTGAGTATGCCGGCGGTCTTGTTGGGCATGTTTTTTCTGGCACCTTCACCAACTGTTATGCAACCGGGGATGCCACTGCCACGGAGAGTTGGGCCGGTGGTCTTGTCGGGTATTTCAATTCTGGCACCCTCACCAACTGTTCTGCAACGGGGAATGCCACTACCACGGCTAGTTGGGCCGGCGGTCTTGTTGGCTTTTGTGGCAGTTCCAGTATAACCAATTGTTCTGCAACCGGGGATGCCACTGCCGGGGATGAATATGCCGGCGGTCTCGTCGGGCAAAGTTATGGCAGCATCACCAACTGTTATGCAACCGGGAATGCTAATGCCAGGTATGATTGTGCCGGCGGTCTTGCCGGGTCTATCAGATCTGATGGCAGCATCACCAACTGTTATGCAACCGGGAATGCCACTGCCAGGAATGATTATGCCGGCGGTCTTGTGGCGGAGAACATGGGCGCCATCACCAACAGTTATGCAACCGGGAGTGCCACTGCCGGTGGGAGTAATACCGGCGGTCTTATCGGGTATAATAAGGACGGCACCCTCACCAACTGTTACCGGCACTATAATAGCGGCGGGTGTTTCAACGGCACATATGTATCTGATCCAACGACGTTCAGGGACATTGATTTCCTCACCGGGGATACGCCTGACGACGGTCTGGGATGGTCTACGGGTAACATCAGCACCAGCGCCGATTTGACAAAGGTCTGGCGTGCATTTACCTATAAGGGTCAGTACCCGATCTTCCAGTGGCAGTCGTTTGGCACCGGTACGATCCGGGTAAACTCAACGCCTGACGGTGCGGACATTTCCCTGAACGGTGTCGCCACCGAAAGCGAGACCAATGCAACGCTCTCACAGCTCTCCGGAGGAGAGTATAATGTTACGGTTGTGCTTGCTGGTTATAAGCCCGATCCTGCATTTTCGGTTGTGACACTTGAATCGGGTGATACTGAAACTCTTGACTTTACGTTAACAAAGTACAGCGGCGGCACCGGAACCTCAGATAATCCTTACAAGATCAGTACAGAAGAGGATTTAATAGGTCTGTCAACCATTTCCGGGGACTGGGGCGCGTATTTCATCCTGACGAATGACATTGCCCTTGTCAACAGTCCAACTGAGACGATTGGTAGTTCGGGTACCAAGTTTACCGGCAGTTTTGACGGCCAGGGTTATACCATCAGCAATTTCGTGATGAATAAGAGCTCCTCTGATTATGTCGGTCTGTTTGGATATCTCGATTCTGATGGAGAAATTAAGAATCTTGGAGTTGAGGCTGGAGATAGCGGTGTTTTTGGAAAGGATTATGTCGGTATTCTTGCCGGCCGTATAGGTTCCGGTAGCGTAACCAACTGTTCATCGACCGGCAGTGTCAGTGCAAGCGGTAGTTCCGGATATGCCGGTGGTCTTGTGGGGTATATCTATTCCGGCAGTATAACCGAATGTAGTGCGACCGGCAATGCCACTGCGAGTACGAATGCCGGTGGTCTTGTTGGCTATATTTATTATTCTGCTACCATCAGCAATTGTTCTGCAACAGGCAATGTCACTGCGAGTGGAGAGTATGCCGGCGGTCTTGTTGGCCGTGTCAGCCGTACTTCCGGCGGTAGCATCAGCATCACCAATTGTTCTGCGACGGGTAGTGTCAGTGCAGGTAGCTATGCCGGTGGTCTTGCGGGCTTTGCTCAATATTCCGGCAGCACGCTACGGGACTGCTCCGCGACGGGCAGTGTCACTGCGAGTAGTAATTATGCCGGTGGTCTTGTCGGCCGTATTGATTCCGGTAGCAGCATAATCAACTGCTCCGCGAGCGGTAGAGTCGATGGATCCAAATATGCCGGTGGTCTTGTTGGGTATTTTAATTATGGTAATATAATCAACTGCTCTGCGAGTGGTAGTGCCACTGCAGGTGCTGATGGTTATGCCGGTGGTCTTGCCGGTTATATTTATTCCGGAGACACAACCATCACCGATTGTTCTGCGACCGGTAATGCTACTGCGAGTGGTGGTGATTATGCCGGTGGTCTTGTTGGCTATGCCGGCTATTCCAGTACCGGCAGTATCAGCATCACCAATTGTTCTGCAACAGGTAATGCCGGTGCAAGATCGTATGCCGGTGGTCTCGTTGGATATGTGAAAGAATCCGACAGCACGATAAGAAAATGCTACGCGACGGGTAGCGCTACTGGCAGTAGTAGTTTTGCCGGCGGTCTTGTTGGTAAGAACGATGGCAGCAGCATAATCACCTGTTATGCGACCGGCAATGCTGCGGCAGAAGGTGCCGGGTATGCCGGTGGTCTTGTCGGGTATTCCAGTGGTGGCATAACCAATTGTTATGGAACCGGTACTGCTACTGCAGGTAATTATAATGCCGGTGGTCTTGTTGGTCAGAGCTCAGGTGGTATAACCAATTGCTATGCGACCGGTAATGCGACTGTAACGAGATATGATGATGCCGGCGGTCTTGTTGGAACAAATAGCGGCACGATAACCAACTCCTATGCAATTGGCAGTGCTGCTGCAAGGTCTTATGCCAGAGGTCTCGTTGGGAGTAATTCCGGCACGATAACCAACTGTTATCGTTATACCGCCGGCGGTTCCGGCACCCCGATCGATGATTTGTCTACCTTCAGGGATTATGCGTTCCTCACCGGAACACCTGGCGTGGATCCTTCCACTGACCCTGGTCTGAACTGGTCAGCTGCTGTCATCAGCACTGATGCCGACTCATCAAAGATCTGGAGAGCATTTACCTATAAAAACAATTACCCGATATTCCAGTGGCAGTCGTATGAGGAAGGAACGATTCAGGTTAACTCAATACCGGAAGGTGCATCCGTTTCCCTCAACGGCGTTGACACCGGGAGCAAGACCAATGCAACGCTGACCGATATGGCGGCAGGAACTTACACCGTCACCGTTGCAAAATCGGGGTATCTGTCAGATTCTCAGACGGTTCTCCTTGCCGGGGGAGCTACCGAAGAAGTAGACATTACCCTGATCTCACCGGTTCTCTGGAACGTTTCATCCATTGCGGGCGGCGGAAATTACTCGGAAGTCTCCGATGTCCCCGTATTAAAAGACGGCGATACCATCCAAATCTGGGGGACGGATGGGCACACCTATGAGGGAGGGTTCACGATTGCCGTCCCGAATGTAACAGTAAAGCAGTGGGATGGCTCACCGGTCCGGCCGCTTCTGACCAATACTTCAAACACCGCCCCCGCCATCACCATTACCGCAGACAATGCGACGCTGCAGGGGCTCACCATCTCCGGAAACACCTTTGCCGGTGCCGGTGCCGGTGTTCAGGCACTGGGAACGATTGGTTCGCACCTGCAGGGGCTCACCATCACCGGGTGTGTCTTTACCGGAAATGGTGTCTCCGCCGAAGGCTCCGATGACAGCGGCGGTGCAGTGTGTATCACCTATGTTGACGACAGCTGCATCACGGATACCACGTTTACCGGCAACACGGCAGGAGAACATGGAGGTGCGGTTTTAATTACGACTTCTCCGTCTCCCGTTCTGACAGATGTGGTCTTCACGAACAATTCGGCGAAATATCGCGGTGGAGGGGTATATATCCGAAATTCCGCAGCACCCGTCCTGACCCGCACGACCTTTACAAACAACACCGCCGGGACGTTTGGCGCCGGTGCATCATACTATGATGCAGATGATGCCGTTGTGACGGGTGCGACCTTCACGAACAATACTGCAAACTATGGCGGAGGCTGTTACTTTGAACAATCCGATACTCCGGAGATATCTGGTACTGCCTACACCGACAACACCGCGAATTATAACGGTGGAGGATGCTATTTCATCAGTTCTCCCTCTGCTGACATACAGGATACGACCTTTACGCGCAATACCGGGAAGCTTGGCGGCGGTTCTCAGTTCTACAATTCTGCCCTTGCAGAAATCACCAATGTCACCTATACGGACAACACCGCTTCGTCAGAGGGCGGCAGCTGCTATCTTGCGTCTTCCAGTGATGTGGTCTTCACGAATATCAGTGCAGATACCGGGAGCGGGGATGACTTCTCTGTAAGTGAAGAGTGCACCGGTGTCATTTTCACGAACCTCACGATGGGTGACACGGACAGCACCTCTGTCTCATTCACCTTCGGCGGCGGTATGAAGATCGCCGGTGCCACCGTCATCCAACCGGCCGACCCCACAGGCTATGCGAACATCAGCCACTTTGTGAATGTCACCGCACCGGGCTGGATGCTTTTGAATGTCAGCTACACCGATGCCGATGTGGCAGGACTCAATGCATCTTCCCTCTCCATGTGGGACATCACTACCGGCAGTACCTGGGGCGAAGTCGCCGGCACGAACGGCGTGAACACGGTGGAGAAGTATGTCTATGCACGGCTTGAGTCCCTCTCCTCCTGGCATACCATTGCTCCGTTTGCGAACATCACCGGAACCCTGCAGATCAACTCCACCCCGTCCAACGGCTGGATATGGATTGACGGGGTGAACCGGTCAGTGCAGACGAACGCCACAGTGGGGGGATTGTCCCCGATATCGAACACAATGTGA
- a CDS encoding ABC transporter permease, translated as MRKPDIIFHLSMRSVRLNLLRSVLAALGIVIGVVAIASIGMISANMTLSVTEELSATANVLVVTADSGGGGGGGFSPGSGGGSSSDEDDYLTSDQFDDIRKAAGSAYVYYLYSESDRIETSDSSGHATVYGMDDEAMTEVLTLTEGSFPSTTSQVVVGPDLVERYGIEVGSKVTIGDEDDDEGETTVRVTGILEERGMSMDINSDSAIITTEKFFTGRYDGEDEYSQVNVVVDDINEIDAVSESIDESLNKKDDEVRVQDSSRMLDSISSTLGTLTTFALGIAGISLLVAAVSIFNVMMMSVTERIREIGILRSIGTQKGEILRMFVYEAAIIGIVGAGIGAVLSLLIGYVVVFGMVGTTEYFFAWNSIVNVPEGMIIGTVICVISGVYPAWRASNLDPIEALRAE; from the coding sequence ATGAGAAAACCAGACATAATCTTCCATCTCTCAATGCGCAGTGTGCGCCTGAACCTCCTGCGATCCGTGCTTGCGGCCCTTGGCATTGTGATAGGCGTCGTTGCGATCGCGTCCATCGGGATGATCTCGGCGAATATGACTCTCTCTGTCACCGAAGAGCTCTCCGCAACGGCGAATGTCCTTGTGGTAACCGCCGACAGTGGCGGGGGTGGCGGTGGCGGTTTTAGCCCGGGCAGCGGCGGAGGCAGCAGTTCAGATGAGGATGATTACCTGACCAGTGATCAGTTCGATGATATCAGAAAGGCGGCGGGCTCCGCGTATGTGTATTATCTCTACTCGGAGAGCGATCGTATCGAGACCAGTGACAGCAGCGGCCACGCAACCGTTTATGGGATGGACGATGAGGCGATGACAGAAGTCCTCACCCTTACCGAGGGCAGTTTCCCATCGACCACATCACAGGTCGTTGTCGGGCCGGACTTAGTCGAACGCTACGGTATTGAGGTCGGGAGCAAGGTTACGATAGGAGACGAGGACGATGACGAGGGTGAGACAACCGTCCGGGTGACAGGCATTCTCGAAGAACGCGGCATGTCGATGGACATCAACTCGGACAGTGCCATCATCACGACAGAGAAGTTCTTTACCGGCCGATACGACGGGGAGGATGAGTATTCCCAGGTCAATGTTGTTGTTGATGACATCAATGAGATCGATGCGGTATCTGAGAGCATCGATGAGTCCCTGAATAAGAAGGACGATGAAGTCAGGGTGCAGGATTCCAGCCGGATGCTTGACTCTATATCTTCGACACTGGGGACGCTCACCACCTTTGCCCTTGGCATCGCGGGCATCTCGCTTCTTGTGGCGGCCGTCTCCATCTTCAATGTGATGATGATGTCGGTCACGGAACGTATCCGTGAGATAGGAATTCTCCGCAGTATCGGGACGCAGAAGGGCGAAATCCTCAGGATGTTTGTCTACGAGGCGGCTATTATCGGCATTGTCGGGGCAGGTATCGGGGCGGTGCTCTCGCTTCTCATTGGCTATGTGGTCGTCTTCGGGATGGTCGGGACGACCGAGTATTTCTTTGCATGGAACAGTATCGTGAATGTCCCGGAAGGGATGATCATCGGTACGGTCATCTGCGTTATCTCGGGTGTCTACCCGGCATGGCGGGCATCGAACCTCGACCCGATTGAGGCGCTCAGGGCGGAGTGA
- a CDS encoding ABC transporter ATP-binding protein: MDSTPVIALEDVRKIYPLLSGDVHALDGVSLTIEKGEFVAIMGPSGSGKSTLMNQIGCLDVPTSGTVCIEGQDIGRLSDFDLTALRRDSIGYIFQKFNLIPLLTAYENVEYPLILRDRKYDDTGRVQALLDSVGIDAAMAAHRPAELSGGQQQRVAVARALVNEPAILLCDEPTGNLDSKTSTQIMEMLADLNREGRTVIMVTHDESTAEYADRTIRIQDGRIA; encoded by the coding sequence ATGGACTCCACACCGGTTATTGCGCTCGAAGACGTGCGCAAAATATACCCCCTCCTTTCCGGGGATGTCCATGCACTCGACGGCGTCTCTCTCACGATTGAGAAAGGAGAGTTTGTCGCCATCATGGGTCCGTCGGGGTCGGGGAAATCAACGCTCATGAACCAGATCGGCTGTCTCGATGTGCCGACGTCAGGGACGGTCTGTATCGAAGGGCAGGATATCGGCCGGCTCAGTGACTTTGACCTGACGGCACTCCGGAGGGACTCCATCGGCTACATCTTCCAGAAATTCAATCTTATTCCCCTGCTGACAGCCTACGAGAATGTTGAGTATCCGCTGATACTCAGGGACCGGAAGTATGATGACACCGGGCGGGTGCAGGCCCTCCTTGATTCGGTGGGCATCGACGCCGCAATGGCCGCACATCGTCCGGCGGAACTCTCCGGCGGGCAGCAGCAGCGGGTGGCCGTTGCACGGGCACTGGTGAACGAACCGGCCATCCTGCTCTGCGACGAGCCGACCGGAAATCTGGACTCAAAAACGAGCACCCAGATAATGGAGATGCTTGCCGACCTCAACCGCGAGGGGCGAACGGTCATCATGGTGACCCATGATGAATCGACGGCAGAGTATGCCGACCGCACAATCCGAATACAGGACGGGAGGATAGCATGA